The genomic interval TGATGATCGCCCGGCCGGTCGCCATCGCCTCCAGGACGGTGCGCGGCACCCCCTCGCCGTACGCCGACGGGAGCACGAACACGTGGCACCCCGCCAGGTGCGGGCGTACGTCGGCGGCTTCCCCGAGGTACTCCACGGCGCCCTCGGCTCGCCAGGCGTCGAGGGTGGCGCGGCCGATCCCCGAGGGGTTGGTGTCGAGCGGCCCCACCAGCACGAAGCGCGCCCGGTGCCTCCCCGCGAGCCGCCGGGCCGCCTCGACGTACTCGGGCACCCCCTTCGCCCGCAGGAGCCGCGCCACGAGCAGGAACGTCACGTCCCCCCCGGGCAGCGGGGCGGCGCGGTAGTGCGCGAGGTCCACCCCCGAGCCGTCCACCAGCCGGGCGCGTCCCGGGGCCACCACGCGGGCCGAGGTGAACAGGGCGCGGTCGTCGCGGTTCTGGAAGATGGTGGCCCGGTTGAGCCGCAGCGCCCCGCCGTACAGCCCCAGGATCAGCCGCCTGAGCAGCCGGGGGCGCCGACCCGGCGCGGTAAAGGCGTAGCCGAGGCCGGTCACCATCGAGTAGACGCGGCGCACCCCCGCCGCCCGCGCGGCGAAGGACCCGAAGATCACCGGCTTGACCGTGTAGGCGAACACGAGGTCGGGGCGCTCCTGCCGGATCACCCGGTAGAGCCCCGCCGCCCCGCGCAGGTCCTGCCAGGGGTTGAGCCCG from Deinococcus aestuarii carries:
- a CDS encoding glycosyltransferase family 4 protein is translated as MSGPEKVLVIAGYAPSLLNFRGPLLRTLVARGHEVVAVAPERDAATADGLARLGVRYRAVPFRRNGLNPWQDLRGAAGLYRVIRQERPDLVFAYTVKPVIFGSFAARAAGVRRVYSMVTGLGYAFTAPGRRPRLLRRLILGLYGGALRLNRATIFQNRDDRALFTSARVVAPGRARLVDGSGVDLAHYRAAPLPGGDVTFLLVARLLRAKGVPEYVEAARRLAGRHRARFVLVGPLDTNPSGIGRATLDAWRAEGAVEYLGEAADVRPHLAGCHVFVLPSAYGEGVPRTVLEAMATGRAIITSDTPGCRETVVEGVNGFLVPPGDAAALAGAMARFLEDPALAGRMGQASLDLVRARYDVHLVNAQMLRAFELA